The Arachis ipaensis cultivar K30076 chromosome B07, Araip1.1, whole genome shotgun sequence genome includes a window with the following:
- the LOC107606346 gene encoding uncharacterized protein KIAA0930 homolog isoform X1 codes for MLLDGGETPSRHELLSMVKKHSNLIGKTVVEEQEDASDVEMDMKFWHDVFDLYFVRGKESRGRQDDDLVFFVRKLASRGSGSNNNADNLDPYFVRRWAPELKNLVDETSLNVDWRRSFYLNLIAHTSFSVTVAICSYQVLQNHQSGQDTPLSPVYKVVKTVYASPSRVNFQLDSKKEVETTPAYPDICFAIDDFDSTFDTVVLTEKDHCYCVVLNAHDGAAFPSEKGSNDCSTSDNSSPNSSSAKKKDTKLTLFSGFVSYQMVRDAYDAGKSRFGSLLSVGHYTGKTDRIYMKGPGGRGEVEVAVSGVTDQSQQDSGPSSPVISKNGLGLGVIFRRAASVATVAARHAYAAASSSGSDFDEMIPLKCSLMSISLPWEYIAYDLLFKGAPPVNM; via the exons ATGCTTCTCGATGGAGGCGAAACCCCCTCAAG GCATGAATTGCTGAGCATGGTAAAGAAGCACTCTAATTTGATAGGCAAAACGGTAGTGGAGGAGCAAGAAGATGCTTCCGATGTCGAAATGGACATGAAATTCTGGCATGACGTTTTTGATCTGTACTTTGTCCGTGGTAAAGAATCAAGGGGACGCCAAGATGATGATCTCGTTTTCTTTGTCAGGAAATTG GCTTCCCGTGGTTCTGGTTCCAACAACAATGCGGACAATCTTGATCCTTATTTTGTACGCAGGTGGGCACCCGAG TTGAAAAACTTAGTTGATGAAACTTCACTAAATGTGGACTGGAGGCGTTCTTTTTACTTGAATTTGATTGCTCATACATCATTCAGTGTAACTGTTGCAATTTGCAG TTACCAGGTCCTTCAGAATCATCAATCTGGGCAGGATACACCATTATCCCCCGTATACAAG GTTGTAAAGACTGTTTATGCATCTCCAAGTCGAGTAAATTTTCAATTGGACTCCAAAAAG GAAGTGGAGACAACACCTGCTTATCCAGATATATGTTTTGCAATTGATGATTTTGACTCCACCTTTGATACAGTG GTTTTGACTGAAAAAGATCATTGCTATTGTGTAGTTCTTAACGCACATGACGGGGCTGCATTTCCTAGTGAAAAGGGGTCAAACGATTGCAGTACTAGTGACAACTCTTCTCCGAATAGTAGTTCAGCTAAGAAGAAGGATACTAAG CTTACCCTGTTCTCAGGATTTGTCAGCTATCAGATGGTTCGAGATGCTTATGATG CTGGCAAGTCTCGATTTGGGAGCCTTCTATCAGTAGGCCATTATACAGGAAAAACAGATAGGATTTACATGAAAGGTCCCGGAGGTCGAGGGGAAGTTGAAGTAGCTGTTTCTGGTGTTACAG ATCAAAGTCAGCAGGACTCTGGTCCATCTTCTCCAGTTATATCAAAGAATGGGTTGGGTCTTGGTGTAATTTTTCGCAGAGCCGCATCAGTTGCAACAGTAGCAGCAAGGCATGCTTATGCAGCTGCCTCTTCCTCTGGTTCTGACTTCGATGAAATGATACCTTTGAAATGCAGCTTAATGTCCATATCATTGCCCTGGGAATATATAGCGTATGATCTTCTGTTCAAG GGAGCTCCTCCAGTGAACATGTGA
- the LOC107606346 gene encoding uncharacterized protein LOC107606346 isoform X2: MLLDGGETPSRHELLSMVKKHSNLIGKTVVEEQEDASDVEMDMKFWHDVFDLYFVRGKESRGRQDDDLVFFVRKLASRGSGSNNNADNLDPYFVRSYQVLQNHQSGQDTPLSPVYKVVKTVYASPSRVNFQLDSKKEVETTPAYPDICFAIDDFDSTFDTVVLTEKDHCYCVVLNAHDGAAFPSEKGSNDCSTSDNSSPNSSSAKKKDTKLTLFSGFVSYQMVRDAYDAGKSRFGSLLSVGHYTGKTDRIYMKGPGGRGEVEVAVSGVTDQSQQDSGPSSPVISKNGLGLGVIFRRAASVATVAARHAYAAASSSGSDFDEMIPLKCSLMSISLPWEYIAYDLLFKGAPPVNM, translated from the exons ATGCTTCTCGATGGAGGCGAAACCCCCTCAAG GCATGAATTGCTGAGCATGGTAAAGAAGCACTCTAATTTGATAGGCAAAACGGTAGTGGAGGAGCAAGAAGATGCTTCCGATGTCGAAATGGACATGAAATTCTGGCATGACGTTTTTGATCTGTACTTTGTCCGTGGTAAAGAATCAAGGGGACGCCAAGATGATGATCTCGTTTTCTTTGTCAGGAAATTG GCTTCCCGTGGTTCTGGTTCCAACAACAATGCGGACAATCTTGATCCTTATTTTGTACGCAG TTACCAGGTCCTTCAGAATCATCAATCTGGGCAGGATACACCATTATCCCCCGTATACAAG GTTGTAAAGACTGTTTATGCATCTCCAAGTCGAGTAAATTTTCAATTGGACTCCAAAAAG GAAGTGGAGACAACACCTGCTTATCCAGATATATGTTTTGCAATTGATGATTTTGACTCCACCTTTGATACAGTG GTTTTGACTGAAAAAGATCATTGCTATTGTGTAGTTCTTAACGCACATGACGGGGCTGCATTTCCTAGTGAAAAGGGGTCAAACGATTGCAGTACTAGTGACAACTCTTCTCCGAATAGTAGTTCAGCTAAGAAGAAGGATACTAAG CTTACCCTGTTCTCAGGATTTGTCAGCTATCAGATGGTTCGAGATGCTTATGATG CTGGCAAGTCTCGATTTGGGAGCCTTCTATCAGTAGGCCATTATACAGGAAAAACAGATAGGATTTACATGAAAGGTCCCGGAGGTCGAGGGGAAGTTGAAGTAGCTGTTTCTGGTGTTACAG ATCAAAGTCAGCAGGACTCTGGTCCATCTTCTCCAGTTATATCAAAGAATGGGTTGGGTCTTGGTGTAATTTTTCGCAGAGCCGCATCAGTTGCAACAGTAGCAGCAAGGCATGCTTATGCAGCTGCCTCTTCCTCTGGTTCTGACTTCGATGAAATGATACCTTTGAAATGCAGCTTAATGTCCATATCATTGCCCTGGGAATATATAGCGTATGATCTTCTGTTCAAG GGAGCTCCTCCAGTGAACATGTGA
- the LOC107606346 gene encoding uncharacterized protein KIAA0930 homolog isoform X3: MLLDGGETPSRHELLSMVKKHSNLIGKTVVEEQEDASDVEMDMKFWHDVFDLYFVRGKESRGRQDDDLVFFVRKLASRGSGSNNNADNLDPYFVRRWAPELKNLVDETSLNVDWRRSFYLNLIAHTSFSVTVAICSYQVLQNHQSGQDTPLSPVYKVVKTVYASPSRVNFQLDSKKEVETTPAYPDICFAIDDFDSTFDTVVLTEKDHCYCVVLNAHDGAAFPSEKGSNDCSTSDNSSPNSSSAKKKDTKLTLFSGFVSYQMVRDAYDAGKSRFGSLLSVGHYTGKTDRIYMKGPGGRGEVEVAVSGVTEVIQKDE; this comes from the exons ATGCTTCTCGATGGAGGCGAAACCCCCTCAAG GCATGAATTGCTGAGCATGGTAAAGAAGCACTCTAATTTGATAGGCAAAACGGTAGTGGAGGAGCAAGAAGATGCTTCCGATGTCGAAATGGACATGAAATTCTGGCATGACGTTTTTGATCTGTACTTTGTCCGTGGTAAAGAATCAAGGGGACGCCAAGATGATGATCTCGTTTTCTTTGTCAGGAAATTG GCTTCCCGTGGTTCTGGTTCCAACAACAATGCGGACAATCTTGATCCTTATTTTGTACGCAGGTGGGCACCCGAG TTGAAAAACTTAGTTGATGAAACTTCACTAAATGTGGACTGGAGGCGTTCTTTTTACTTGAATTTGATTGCTCATACATCATTCAGTGTAACTGTTGCAATTTGCAG TTACCAGGTCCTTCAGAATCATCAATCTGGGCAGGATACACCATTATCCCCCGTATACAAG GTTGTAAAGACTGTTTATGCATCTCCAAGTCGAGTAAATTTTCAATTGGACTCCAAAAAG GAAGTGGAGACAACACCTGCTTATCCAGATATATGTTTTGCAATTGATGATTTTGACTCCACCTTTGATACAGTG GTTTTGACTGAAAAAGATCATTGCTATTGTGTAGTTCTTAACGCACATGACGGGGCTGCATTTCCTAGTGAAAAGGGGTCAAACGATTGCAGTACTAGTGACAACTCTTCTCCGAATAGTAGTTCAGCTAAGAAGAAGGATACTAAG CTTACCCTGTTCTCAGGATTTGTCAGCTATCAGATGGTTCGAGATGCTTATGATG CTGGCAAGTCTCGATTTGGGAGCCTTCTATCAGTAGGCCATTATACAGGAAAAACAGATAGGATTTACATGAAAGGTCCCGGAGGTCGAGGGGAAGTTGAAGTAGCTGTTTCTGGTGTTACAG AGGTTATACAGAAAGATGAATGA
- the LOC107606347 gene encoding uncharacterized protein LOC107606347, which yields MAATTSSSCSGFFSLRSSNTADESRVVRDISSSSSSSSSSGCGGGGKLDGVAMWFINGVTMAFFASLNRCSCIRIATDEEDDGEDANDLPLMFNDGNIRHDGVSAVGTASRRRTGKGKKNKNSNNNNGVVEQDY from the coding sequence ATGGCTGCCACAACCTCTTCAAGCTGCAGCGGATTCTTCAGTCTCCGATCATCAAACACTGCTGATGAATCAAGGGTTGTCAGAGACATCTCATCATCatcgtcctcttcttcttcttctggttGCGGAGGAGGAGGAAAGCTTGATGGCGTAGCCATGTGGTTCATCAACGGTGTCACCATGGCTTTCTTTGCATCCTTAAACCGCTGCTCTTGCATTCGCATAGCCACCGATGAAGAAGATGATGGAGAAGATGCAAACGACTTGCCCTTGATGTTCAACGATGGAAACATTCGCCATGATGGTGTCTCCGCTGTCGGCACCGCCAGCAGGAGAAGAACCGGCAAAGGGAAGAAGAATaagaatagtaataataataatggagtgGTCGAACAAGACTACTGA